CCTTTCCGGATTACCATTCTTGCCCCTCTTCAGTTCCCAATCCTTCAAACCACTTGGCGCAGCCAAGCTGTTCTTTTCTTATTGATTCGTCTGAAAAGGCCTTGTCATAAGCATCCTTAATATGGCTGTTTCTTTCCGATATGAGCTTTTCCCTGAGTACCGTAGAGATAAATTTGCTTCTGGATAGCCCCCTTTTCTTACTGATGCCATCAATCATCGTTACTAATTCTTTTGGAATAGTAATGGCAACCTTTTGAGTATGCATGTTTTATATACCTCCTTTGTCGGACAATATATAAATACCATAAGCGGGGATGTCTGTCAACCGCGGTGAATTCACCAGACAAATACCTGTCTTGCGGGATGTCCGTTGGTTTGTTTTATTTGGGGTGGAACTACTGGACATTATTAGACAGGATTGAGTATAATTTTGAGTTTTTAATTTTTAATTTTGAATGGAAAAGGCTTTTGAACCGCTAAGTCGCAAAGACGCTAAGGGGTTTTTTATTGGACAGGATTAACTGGATTTTACAGGATATTTTATTTTTTATTTTCATAACTTTCCTGATGAAAGTGATGAAGAATAATCCCGCTGAAAGCGGGAGGTGCTGACCTCTCACAGGAAGCACAGAGGGATTTGTGTTGTAGGACACTTTCATCAAGTCTGGCTTGGCGTGGCATAGCGTTAAAGGTTAAAGGCGTATAGTTAAAAATTTACAGCAAGCGTTTCTTCAGAATCGGCAGGTCATCCTTAACCGTTTTCCAAACAATTTCAAGGTCAACACCAAAATACTCATGGGCTAAAATATTACGGATCCCTTTCATCATGCCCCAAGGCACATCCTTGTATTGTTCTTGAACTTCTATGGGCAGATAAGAAGAGGCTTCTCCAATCACTTCAAGATTGCGGATAACAGCATCTACCGTCTTTTCATCATTTTGCCATGACGCAAAATCGATACCATGGGTATAGCGCTCAATTTTGTTAATCGCTTCAATAATATCATCAATTCGAAACTTCCAACTCCTATACGGCATGAATAGCCTCCTGAAGAATCTGTTCACGAAACTGATATTTTAGGGCATTCTTGGTAACGAGGTCAACGGGACATTGCAAGAGGTATTCGAGGTATTCTTTCAACTCAAGGAAACCAAACATCCCAGGAGTTTTCACAAAAGTTACCAGAATATCAACATCGCTTTCTGCCACAGCCTCATCGCGGGCCACAGAACCAAAAAGCGATAATGATACCACACCAAAACGTGATTCAATTTCACTACGATGTTCAGCAAGAATTTTCAATATATTCTGGCGCTTCATAAGTATATCCTCTTAATATTCCCCAGGGAGAGCTTTGCATAACTCAAAATTTTGTTTACGATTTTGTTCTTCCTAATTTATCAAATCTGGGTTAAGACATTGTACTAATTAAATTTTGTTTTAGCAAAAACTTAATCACCTCATCCACACATTGCTGCGAATCGAGTTTGTCTGTCTCAATAATAAGTGAGGGGTGTTCGGGTTCTTCTGTGGACTTGCCGCTTCCTGATAAACCCGTGAACCATAGCAGGGCACCAGAGTGGCCGTTTAAAAGATGTCGATCAGCAGTGGAAACAGATGATGGCGATGGAAAAATATTATGCATGGTTCTTTTTTTTTGACAGGATTTACTGGATTTTTTGGATTGCTTTTTTGTATTTGAAATTTCCGGAAGAAATTTTAAATGAACAATCGGCTACGCCGAAAAGAGAAACTTTACTTTCCCCCGATCTGCGGGACAGGATTCATTATAATTTTGAGTTTTTAATTTTTAATTTTGAATGAAAAAAACGCTCTTGAACCACTAGCGTGCTTCGCGTCTTGAGCGTAGCGGGCGGTAAAAACCGCGGCATCTTCGACAGGCGGACGATCTGAAAAAGAGACACAAGCATAGTCAAGGTTCAAGGACTGTGCGTTTTATGGTTAAGGTGTATGTTTCTGCTGCCGGGCAAGGGGTTGCATCATAGCCCCATTTTATGAGCTTGAGTCTGGGGGCGCTGTCTTCCATTGTTATTTCAATGCCCGTGATGCATCTCGGGTGCACGCAGGAACCTGTGTTGTAGTAAACCGGCTCTGGTTTGAGCTTTTTCCCTGTCCCTGAAACAGATGCTGTTTTTGTTTGAATAGATCTGCGCTCGGTAAGGGATAGGTTTTCGTACACCGGGCGATGGGTGTGTCCTGCTATGATTATGTCAATATTTTTGTCGTTGTTCATGGCCAGATGATAGAACTTTTCGTCTATTTCGTTGGATAGACCCGGATTGGCGGCTGCCCTTGTGGGGTCTTTTATGCCGTATTTCTGAAAGCATGACCAGAAGTTTTGCACGAAGAATTTGCTGAAGGCTGCCCCGTGGCCGCTACATTTGGGGTCTGCCTGGTGGCCGTGCCAGAGGAGGATACGTTTTCCCGGCGGGGTGAGTCTGTGGAGTATAGCGGCTTCGTAGATCCCGATGCCGGGGAAGATATCGCGCAGGATATTTGCGTTGTCTTTCCACTGGATGTCGTGATTGCCCCAGATCTTGATGTAACGGGTTTTTTTCTGATCAGGGTCATGGAATTCTTTGATTTTGTCATAGACGGAGGTGTGTGTGATGTATATCTGCTCAAAGGTTTTGTTTTCCCAGAGTTCTTCAGCGTCGCCAAGTTCTATGTAGGTGAATCCCTCTCTGAAATAGTGATCGAGCGCGCATTTGTATATGAGGGAGTTGTGGGCGAAGTCGTCGGACCCGGTCCCGTCACCACGATGCATGTCGGACATAATGATAAGTTTTGTGTCGTGCTCCAGGGCTATGGATTTGATTGTTGCCATTCTTTTTAGACAGCTCCGCCTCTTGGATTACATTAAGAAAGGTTGTTTAACCAATTAATTTTATTACAAATACGTTGCGCTAAAACGGCGCTTGCGCCTCAAAAATTACCAGAGAGAAATTACCCTGTCAGAAGAAATTCCATTGAGCTTTGCTGTCTTTGCATCTTGATTTATATTAAATTCAACAACAAGATCAAAGGAATTATCATCATATTGTTTGATATCCTGCCGGTCTTCGCAGTGAGCCACCAGAACCAGCGCTAAAGCTTTTTCATGTATTATGGAATCAATAAACTCTTTTATTATTTCAGGCCCGATAAAAACAATGCGCTTATGGCCGTTTTTTGCAATGGCCGTTAATCGTTCCGCCAGCTTACCACGGATGTTATTGTACTCTTTTAGTTTGGATACTATAAAATGTGCAGCCAACTTTGATTTTTCCTCAATCCCTTTTGGGGTTAAAAGATAGACATAACCTATCTTGTGAGGATTTTTACTGAAGTTGCCGATTTTGACAAGGCCTTTTGACAGAAGCTGCTTAAGGACATAATTGATCTGGCCAAGGCTGATTCCCGTAAACTTCGCCAGTTGGCGCTGAGTTGAAATCTCCTGCCCGCCCAGGATCTCTAATATTTGAAAGTGCTTTTCTGAAAGGAGCATGAGAATAATTGCTTTATAATTAGGTGTTAGGTGTTAGGTGTTAGGTGTTAGGTGTTAAGATAAAACATTTAATTGTTATATCAAGCTCTTAACACTTAACACGTTTTGTAAAAAAGGTCTCAATGTTGTTCAGTTTTGAACGGAATTCTTATACTGAACAGGCTGTTTAGTCAAGAAAAATAATCTGGTTTAGACAGGAATATTAGCCACAAACGCACACAGACTTACACAGACATAATTTTTTCTCGCCGAAGGCGATAGCCGGACAAAAGTTATGAAGAATAATTCCGCCCATGGGAAAAAGTTAATTAATCCTTAATCCCTAATCCTTCCTATTATTTGGTGGAGCGGGTGGCATTTTTTATGTATTCGATGAAGAATGCAAGGAAAACAGCCATGAATAATGCAACGACAGTGGCAAGAAGGACGATCTGTTTCTTTTTAGACTTGACAGGGTGCAGCGAAACCTCCGGCTCCTGAATAACCTTTATATTGGCAATCATCTCTTTATTTACTTCTAACTCATCTATCTCTGTTTTTGCAGTATCAATACCTCTTTCTGCCTCTCCAATTTCTTGTAGTGCTTCCTTTTCTTTTTCCTTGAAATCATAAATCTGATTATTTATCTGGTTTAGATAAGAAATGTTCTGCTGAATTGTTGTAGAGTATAGAAGGAGAGGTATTTCAGCCCCAGCATTACTTTCTTTTAACAGCAAATCTCTTTGTTTTATCAGGTCCTCGGTATTGTTTTTAAGATTATCCGCCTCCTTCTTCAATCCGTCCGTCCCGCGCTTGATATCCTTTAGAGATTTCCCAAATAATTCTCTTTGTGCTTCGAACTTTTTGATATTGTTTTGTTTAGAAAAGATTTGCCCGTCAAAAACAGCCTTTCTGGACTTAACGATTCTTTCGTAATCATCAACAAGAAACCGTAACAGCTGCCCGGTAGCTTTTATCCCAAGATCTCTGCTCTCCTCTTCCCATTGAGAGGTAATCTTTATCATATTAGTTTCTTTAGCAATCGTAAATTTGAAATTAATACCTGCCTTCAGTTGGTTCAAATGCAATGCTTTTTGTATATTTCTATCGTAAATTCCTTCATTTATCTTTCCGCTTATATTATCCACAGAATCGATGTATATAAAGCTTCCATCATCTTTAACGCCCGCAATACCGGGCTTGATGACCGTGGAAATCTCGTAAATCTCAGGCATCCGGAGACTTATGACAGCCGCTATAACAGCAAAGACCAGGGTGCCGGCTATGATGAGCCATTTCCATTTCCACAGGACCAG
This DNA window, taken from Anaerolineae bacterium, encodes the following:
- a CDS encoding Wzz/FepE/Etk N-terminal domain-containing protein, which encodes MTNQESNQQQYPQNYPPYEDEINLIDYLLVLWKWKWLIIAGTLVFAVIAAVISLRMPEIYEISTVIKPGIAGVKDDGSFIYIDSVDNISGKINEGIYDRNIQKALHLNQLKAGINFKFTIAKETNMIKITSQWEEESRDLGIKATGQLLRFLVDDYERIVKSRKAVFDGQIFSKQNNIKKFEAQRELFGKSLKDIKRGTDGLKKEADNLKNNTEDLIKQRDLLLKESNAGAEIPLLLYSTTIQQNISYLNQINNQIYDFKEKEKEALQEIGEAERGIDTAKTEIDELEVNKEMIANIKVIQEPEVSLHPVKSKKKQIVLLATVVALFMAVFLAFFIEYIKNATRSTK
- a CDS encoding DUF86 domain-containing protein codes for the protein MPYRSWKFRIDDIIEAINKIERYTHGIDFASWQNDEKTVDAVIRNLEVIGEASSYLPIEVQEQYKDVPWGMMKGIRNILAHEYFGVDLEIVWKTVKDDLPILKKRLL
- a CDS encoding MarR family EPS-associated transcriptional regulator, whose amino-acid sequence is MLLSEKHFQILEILGGQEISTQRQLAKFTGISLGQINYVLKQLLSKGLVKIGNFSKNPHKIGYVYLLTPKGIEEKSKLAAHFIVSKLKEYNNIRGKLAERLTAIAKNGHKRIVFIGPEIIKEFIDSIIHEKALALVLVAHCEDRQDIKQYDDNSFDLVVEFNINQDAKTAKLNGISSDRVISLW
- a CDS encoding nucleotidyltransferase family protein, whose product is MKRQNILKILAEHRSEIESRFGVVSLSLFGSVARDEAVAESDVDILVTFVKTPGMFGFLELKEYLEYLLQCPVDLVTKNALKYQFREQILQEAIHAV
- a CDS encoding ribbon-helix-helix domain-containing protein, whose product is MHTQKVAITIPKELVTMIDGISKKRGLSRSKFISTVLREKLISERNSHIKDAYDKAFSDESIRKEQLGCAKWFEGLGTEEGQEW